Proteins encoded together in one Verrucomicrobiota bacterium window:
- a CDS encoding aspartate/glutamate racemase family protein yields the protein MRLHLLNPNTSESMTSLMASAASSVASPGTEIFPTTARVGFPLVSSRVEAEVSATHIFETIAEHHADMDAVIISAFGDPGIIGARQLFDIPVIGVAEASMLTACALGGRFSIVTFSHQLADFFHDCVTRTGLESRYAGMRLPSEGFQSIDNVREELEDRLVELVEEAVRIDGADVAVLAGGPLAGLASKIGHRLPVPAVDPVPSAVVFAEGLVRLRLGIAKEGSFARPPAKSSIGLPDILARRIERKDD from the coding sequence ATGAGATTACACCTTCTAAACCCCAACACTTCGGAATCCATGACGTCACTCATGGCAAGCGCTGCATCCAGCGTTGCTTCGCCTGGAACTGAGATCTTTCCAACGACTGCCCGAGTGGGGTTTCCTCTCGTGTCTAGTCGGGTCGAAGCAGAAGTCAGCGCCACCCATATCTTCGAAACGATTGCGGAGCACCACGCCGATATGGATGCGGTCATCATCTCGGCGTTCGGAGACCCCGGCATTATCGGCGCTCGCCAACTATTCGATATTCCGGTTATCGGCGTTGCCGAGGCGTCAATGCTCACAGCCTGCGCACTTGGAGGGCGTTTTTCGATCGTCACATTCTCCCACCAACTAGCGGACTTTTTCCATGACTGTGTAACTCGGACCGGTTTGGAAAGTCGCTACGCCGGCATGCGACTGCCTAGTGAGGGTTTTCAATCAATCGACAACGTGCGGGAAGAACTGGAGGACCGCCTCGTAGAACTGGTCGAGGAAGCCGTGCGTATCGACGGAGCGGACGTTGCAGTTCTCGCCGGTGGACCACTCGCCGGTCTCGCATCGAAGATCGGCCATCGCCTGCCGGTCCCGGCCGTTGACCCAGTTCCAAGTGCCGTCGTCTTTGCAGAAGGTCTTGTTCGTCTGCGCCTCGGTATCGCCAAGGAAGGGAGTTTCGCAAGGCCGCCAGCGAAATCAAGTATCGGCCTGCCCGATATCCTCGCCAGGCGAATCGAGCGAAAGGATGACTAA
- the gltS gene encoding sodium/glutamate symporter yields MEFVNGVLQFDQFMALTLGIVVLFIGKRINGSVRFLREFSIPEPVTGGLIASVLLGILYALTGTVVEFDLWFRDLLLVYFFTTIGINASLRDLVTGGKPLLILVVITVGYMFVQNLTGVGVMTLFGFPAQSGVIAGTVSLIGGHGTAIAWAPKLAEDYGISNAMEMGVACATFGLILASLQGGPVARFLISRHKLTPATTEPIDVGISEEQPQEKIEPYVLLDAILAVHVSMILGYGFNDFVIKGIIGIDLPAFVACLLAGIFLTNIRVPPRFRISGREWPTRTPSIALIADMSLGAFLAMSLMSMQLASIASLAGPVLAVLLAQVFVALAVNLFIVFPAMGRNYDAAVVCAGFGGISLGATPTAMANMSAVTQRYGPSHLAFIVVPLVCAFFIDLANALIIPFFLNAF; encoded by the coding sequence ATGGAATTTGTTAACGGAGTCTTACAATTCGACCAGTTTATGGCCCTGACTTTAGGGATCGTGGTCCTCTTCATAGGGAAACGGATCAATGGTAGTGTCCGGTTCCTTCGCGAGTTTAGTATTCCAGAGCCTGTCACGGGAGGGCTTATTGCGTCGGTTTTACTGGGGATTCTATATGCGCTTACCGGGACAGTCGTGGAGTTTGATCTTTGGTTCAGAGATCTTTTGCTGGTCTACTTTTTTACGACTATCGGGATCAATGCGAGCCTACGCGATCTCGTAACTGGCGGGAAGCCGCTACTCATTCTTGTGGTCATTACAGTGGGTTACATGTTTGTGCAAAATCTGACCGGAGTTGGAGTCATGACACTTTTTGGGTTTCCTGCGCAATCCGGGGTGATTGCCGGGACCGTATCGTTAATTGGTGGTCACGGTACGGCGATTGCGTGGGCCCCCAAGCTTGCTGAGGATTACGGGATCTCAAACGCGATGGAAATGGGAGTCGCTTGTGCGACCTTCGGCCTCATTCTTGCGAGCCTTCAGGGCGGTCCGGTCGCCCGCTTCCTTATCAGTAGGCACAAACTAACGCCTGCAACGACTGAGCCTATCGACGTTGGCATAAGCGAGGAGCAACCACAGGAAAAAATAGAGCCTTACGTCCTTCTTGATGCCATTCTTGCGGTCCATGTTTCGATGATTCTAGGCTACGGATTCAATGACTTTGTCATTAAAGGGATTATTGGAATCGACCTTCCTGCTTTCGTAGCCTGCCTTCTCGCGGGCATTTTTCTGACGAACATTCGGGTGCCGCCAAGGTTTCGCATTAGTGGCCGCGAATGGCCTACTCGAACTCCTTCGATCGCGCTGATAGCGGACATGTCGCTCGGAGCCTTTCTAGCGATGTCTTTGATGAGCATGCAGCTTGCGTCGATAGCCAGTCTTGCCGGGCCGGTTCTTGCTGTGCTTCTAGCTCAGGTATTCGTTGCTCTCGCAGTTAATCTTTTCATCGTTTTTCCAGCGATGGGAAGAAACTACGATGCCGCCGTTGTCTGTGCGGGTTTCGGCGGAATCTCTCTTGGAGCGACTCCGACAGCCATGGCCAATATGTCTGCCGTAACACAGCGGTACGGTCCATCCCATCTTGCCTTTATCGTCGTTCCGCTTGTTTGTGCGTTTTTTATAGATCTAGCGAATGCACTAATTATCCCGTTCTTTTTGAATGCGTTTTAA